Genomic window (Kosakonia sp. BYX6):
ATGATGGCCTGCGCGCTGGCAAACGCCTGGTCATTGACTTCGCTGCCGGTGAAACGCCAGCCGTATTCATGGGCGCCAATCAGCGGATAGATGCAATTTGCGCCGGTGCCGATATCCAGCACGCTGGCCTGCGACGGCACTTTTCCGTCATGGCTTTCGGCCAGCACATCCGCCAGGTGGTGAATGTAATCCGCGCGCCCCGGCACTGGCGGGCAGAGAAAGCCGTCCGGAATGTCCCACTCGCCTACGCCATAAAAATGCGCCAGCAGCGCCTTATTCAAGGCTTTCACCGCCTGCGGATCGGCGAAATTAATCGTGGCCTCGCCATTCGGGTTGGTGGTCATAAAAGCACGCAACGATGGGTTTACGGCGCACAGGGCGTCGAGGTCATAGCGGCTGTGGTGGCGGTTACGCGGGTGTAAACCCGGCTTCTGGGCATTCATGGCATTCTCCTGTTAGCAGCGGCGTAAGATACCCGTTGACGTTGGCCGGGTAAATAAGTGAGGCTGAAGAAACTTTTTGCCAACCAGGATGTGCTATGTATTTTTATGAACCCGCGAAGGGGCATGGGCTGCCTCACGACCCGCTGAATGCCATTGTTGGCCCGCGCCCGATCGGCTGGATTGCTTCGCAGGACGGCGAAGGTCGCCCCAACCTTGCGCCATACAGCTTCTTCAACTGCTTTAATTATCGTCCGCCGATTATCGGTTTCGCCAGCAGCGGCTGGAAAGATAGCGTACGCAATATTTGTGAAACCAAAACGTTTGTCTGGAACCTGACCACCCGCGATCTGGCGGTGCGGATGAATGAAACCTCCGCGTCGCTGGCGCATGGCGAAGATGAGTTTGCCCGTGCTGGCCTGACGCCGGTTGCTGGTCGTATTGTGAATGCCCCGCGCGTGGCCGAAAGCCCGGTTAACTTTGAGTGCCGCCTTTCTCAATGCATTCAACTGACGGCTGCCGATGGCACAGCGGTGGACACCTGGCTGGTGTTGGGGGAAGTGGTCGCGGTGCATATTGACGAATCACTGCTTGAAGACGGGGTTTACCAGACCGCAAAAGCACAGCCGGTCCTGCGTGCGGGCGGCCCATCGGCCTATTACGGCATCAGCGACGATCTGCGTTTTGATTTGATCCGCCCGGATAACCGTTAAGCCGAAATCGTGACTGGATTTGATGCCGATACCTGTAGGCCGGATAAGGCGATCGCCGCCATCCAGCGCAATGCCACATGAAGCCTCGCTCGCCGGATGGCGCTGAACGCTTATCCGGCCTACAAATTCGGCCCGCTTGGTTATTCGGCCAACGTGCCGGGTGTCTATACTTACGTTAACAGGAGGATGAGATCATGGCTTCAGGTTGGGCAAACGACGATGCAGTACAACAACAGATCGACAGCACCATTGAAGATGCGGTGGCGCGCGCGCGTCGCGATATTCCTGGTGGCGAAAGTCTCAAGGAGTGTGAAGAGTGCGGCGATCCGATCCCGGAAGCGCGCCGTAAAGCGATTCCCGGTGTGCGGTTATGTGTGAAATGCCAACAGGAGAAAGATTTACATAACTCTACATTTTCAGGATATAATCGCAGAGGTTCGAAAGATAGCCAGCTACGTTGACGTTTCCTGACCGTTGTAACCAGCGCAAGCGGTTGCTTTTACATCCATAAATTCCCGCCCCTTAAGTAGCAAAATGTGCCGCAAAATTCCTCGCTATGCTCAGCCTCACGCGAAATGCCATTTTTACTGATTAAAACCATTTAAATTCAATATAGTAACGCTTGTTCAATTTTTTAGAATAAGGCCGTCAATTCTCTTCGATTTTATCTCTTGCGAAAAACAGTGATACTCATCACATCGACGGAACATCGTCCCCAACACAGAATAACCTGCGAGAGAATACCTATGAAAACCATCAAATATGCTGTTGCTGCTATCGCCCTTTCTACCCTCTCTTTCGGTGCCTTCGCGGCACAATCTGTCAGCGCTACGCAGGCAGAAAGCATGAACAAAATCGGTGTCGTTTCCGCCACTGGCGCAACCACGCTGGACGGTCTGGAAGCGCGCCTGGCTGCAAAAGCACAAGCGGCTGGCGCGTCTGGCTACAGCGTGACGTCCACGACCGGCAATAACAAACTGAGCGGCACCGCGGTTATCTACAAATAACCGAACCGAAGTATTACCCCGGCATTTTAACCCTCTGTCGGATGCTCCACCCTCATTAACCCTGTTTGTTACCCTTGTTTGGCCCGTCTCCTTTTGTGACGGGCTTTTTTTTGTCAAAAACTTTCCGCAACCCGCGCCAGCCCGTCTTCCAGCGTCGCGACTTCTCCGCTCGCCATCAGGCAACACGCCAGCTGGATTTTCAGCGATTCCGGCACCGCTTCGCGCCCACTCAGGCAGTGCTCAATCCAACGCGCCGTACTTTCCGCATCTTTCGCCGCCCCGCCGGTTGCCGCCGGTAGTGCATCATTACGCGCATAAAGTACGCGCTCGCCCTGCGCATCCACCTGGTTTATCTGCGGGCAACGCAGCGGGTTAGCATAAACTTCCCCTTCCGTACCGTGCATCAGCAACGCGCGCCCGCCAATATCCACAAAGAATTTCCCTACCCGCGTGATGTATTCCGGGTGCGAAACGCTGGATAAGCGCAGCGCCGCGTCTTTTTCAAATGGCGTCGCCAGTTTCGCCAACGTGTGCGCGCTGTTGCGCACGCCCATACGCCAGCGCATCGCCAGCTGTTTTTCCAGCGGCGGGCAGAGCGCGCGCACCGGAATGTACACCGGTTGATGGCCTTCCAGCTTCGCCTGCGCCTGACCGGCGTGTAGCGTTGCGTCAATGCCTAACAAGTGGAAGATGGTTTCGCTCACCACGCGGGTCGGATCTTCACTGACGCCATGTACCACCACCGGGAAACCGAGTTTGTTGAGCAAAATCGCCAGCAGCGGTGTGAGGTTCGCCTGTTTACGCGCGCCGTTATAGCTAGGGATCACAATCGGCATCGGCTTCGCCACCGGCGGCGTCAGCTTGAGAGTTTGCGCCTGCATGGCGTCGTAAAAGCCGCGCATTTCGGCCTCGCCCTCACCTTTAATGCGCAGCGCAATCAAAATGCCGCCCATCTCCAGTTCCGGTACGTCGCCGTTCAGCATCTGCGTATACAGGCGACGAGCCGTGTCAAAATCCAGATCGCGGGCGTGATTTTTCCCCCGGCCAATCTCTTTGATGATGCTGCGGTAATCCATGGACACTCCTTGCGTGCTCACATCGTTAACGGCGCTTACGGCGCTTTTGCTCAGGCTTCTTCACTATAACGTCAGGCATTGATGGTTGGGAAATCGGAAACACCGGCAGCGCGTCAAGCAGGCGTTTGCCGTAATTTTTGGTCAGCAGCCGCTTATCGTAAATCACCACTTCGCCGTGACAGCCGTGGCTACGAATCAAACGCCCGACTTGTTGGATCAGGTTAAACGAAGCGCTGGGTAAGCTCTGGACCTCAAAAGGATAGCGTTTGAGGCTTTTTAACCATTCGCCTTCGGTGATCACCACCGGGCTGTCGATAGGCGGAAACGCGATTTTATGAATGTGCACCTGGGTCAGGTAATCCCCTTTGAGATCCAGCCCTTCGGCGAAAGATTGCAAACCTACCAACACACTGCGCTCGCCGCCATCAATCCGTTTGCGGTGTAACTCCACCAGCCGGTAGCGCGGCTGATCGCCCTGCACCAGCAATAACAGGCGCAAATCCGCCACGTAGGTTAAAAAAAGTTGCATAGCGCGTTGGCTGGCGAACAGCACCAGCATCCCCGGATGGGCTTTGCTCTCCACTTCCTGGCGAAACCAGGTCGCCATTTCGGCAATATGCTGCTCTTCGTTCTCCATCAGCGGTTCGTAGCGCATTTGCGGGATGACGATTTTCCCCTGCTCGACATGATTAAACGGCGAATCGAGGCTGACAAAGCGATCCCCGGCTTTCTCTTTCAGGCCGCTCATCTCTTGTAAACGGTTGAAGCTGTTGAGCGAACGCAAGGTCGCCGAGGTCACCACAATATGCGGAACGCTGCGCCACAGCAGTTTTTCCAGCTGATCGCTAACGCGGATGCCAACACAGTGGAACAGCAGATGCAGTTGCCCATCGCGCACGTCGCGCGTCACCCATTTAGAGACCGGCGCACCAGAGGCCTGCACCATCGAAGCCAGCCGCCACAATTTGCTCTGGCTCTCAAACATGCCCAGCGCGCGGTTCATCTGCAAAATCACGCGGTGCAAACGCACAATGTCGTGGCTGCCGGTCTTTTCGCTTAAATCGTTGAGAAACAACTCCGCCAGCCCGCGCAGCATTTCGGTGAGTTTCGCCAGCCGCTGGCAAATGGCCATCACTTCATCGGGCAGTTCGCCCATCGCGAAGCGGTGCTCCGCCTCTTGTCCGGCAGGAAGATAGAGATTAAGGATAGTGTTTAGCGAGGCGATCAGTTCAAACAACTCTTCGCAATGGGCGTTCAGCCGCTCCGGCGTGGCCAGCGGCGGCAGGGTTTTCGGGCGAAACTGCTCAAGGCAGGTGGCAACCAGTTTGCTAAACAGATCGAGTTGAAGTTGATACCAGGCCGAGGTGATTTCCGCCGACATCTCCAGCGCATCACGGGCGACATCCGGCAAATGGTGGCCTTCATCAAGCACCAGCAGCAGGTTTTTAGGCTCCGGCAGCACCGCTTCGCTCTCCATTGCCGCCATCACCAGCGCATGGTTGGCGACCACCACTTCCGCTTCCTGGATTTCGCGGCGCGCCACAAAGAACGGGCATTCGCGGTAGTAATGGCAGTTACGGTTCAGGCAGCTGGCTTTATCGGTGCTAAGACGCCGCCACAAATCATCGCTGATCGCTTTGTCAGTATGATCGCGCAGGCCGTCCCACTTGTAGCTGTCGAGATCGGTTTTCAGCGCCGCGCAGCGCTTCTGTTCTTCCTGGTTACCCGGTGTTAATTCGTCATCGAGAAAGGCCAGCAGATCTTGCTGGTTCGGCTCTGTGCTGGCGAGCGCTGCGAGGTTGCGCGGGCAGACGTAACGCCCACGCCCAAAGGCGGCGGTAAAACGTAAATCGGGAATAATTTTGCGCAGCAGCGGCAGATCTTTACTGAAAATCTGATCCTGCAAGGCAACGTTGGCGGTGCTGACCACCAATGTTTTCTGTTCTTCGCGGGCAATGGCAATGCCCGGAATGAGATAAGAGAGGGTTTTCCCCACGCCAGTTGGCGCTTCAATCGCCAGATGACGCCCTTCATCACCCGCCAGCGTTTTCGCCACATCGGCAATCATCTGCCGCTGGGGTGCGCGGGGAATAAAGTCCGGGATCTGTTGTTGCAGCGCCTTATACCAGGCGGCAATCTGCGCTTTTAACGCGGCGGTAAGGGCCATTCGACAACCTGAAACACTGTATAAACGGCCACTATTGTGGCACTTTTAGCGCCCAGGAGTTAACTCTTTTTGCCGTTATGGAACCCTGCCCGGAAAGATAAGCGCGGGCCGAAGGCATAAACCTCCCCCGGCCCGGCGTGTTATTTCAATTCCGGCCAATACTCTTTGTTGGCGTCGATCAACGCATCCAACACTTTGCGCGCTTTTTTGGCATCAATAATCGTGCGGTTCAGGGTTAATGCCTGCAACGCCTTGGTGTAAGAACCTTCAAACCAAGCTTGGACGGTCAAGCGTTCATAAGCGAATTGCTGCTCAATCATCCCTTTATAGAAGGTCGGGATTTTGCCGACGCCAAATGGTCGCGGCCCGTTGCAGCCAATTTCCGCCGTGAGTTCGACCATCACGTCGTCATCCAGGTTTTCCACCAGGCCGTTATTCGGCACCATCACAATAAATTTTTTCTTCAAATTGAAGGCGATGGCTTCCGCCAGTTCAACAATCATGTCGCCGTGCGCGTCGTTGTGCACCACATGCACATTGCGCGTCGTTCCCTCGGCAACCGCCGTGCGGCACTCGTCGAACACGCGTTTTTCACGCCCGTCGATGACTTCATTAGCGCGGGTGTAGTTCGGGTCGAGTTTGGAGAACTTGTACTCCGGGTAAAGATAATATTGCAGGTAGGTATTGGGCAGATAATCCGGGAAATCGCGCAGCATATCGGCCACTGCGGCATAGGTTTCCAGCCATGATTTATCGCGCTGCTCTGCATCGACAGGTTTGAAGCCGTTTTCAGCAATAAACGCTTTCAATTCCGGCGCCAGGTCGTGACCGGTTTCGTCGTACAGATGCGTAAACCAGCCAAAGTGATTCAGCCCGAAATAGACTGGATCGAAGGTTGCCGGATCGCGGTTGAGCAAACGGCCATAGGAACGCAGCAGGTTCACTGGCTGGTCGCAGATATTGAGGATGCGCTTATCGTCCGGAAAGCGTTTGTTCAGAGCATCCGCCACAATCGCCGCCGGGTTGGTGTAGTTCAAAATCCACGCTTGCGGGGAGCGAGCGCGGACTTTTTCCACCAGCGCAATCATGTCGCGAATGGAGCGCATACCATAAGCAAAACCGCCTGCGCCACAGGTTTCCTGGCCGATTACGCCAAGGCTCAGCGGGATTTTTTCATCCTTTTCACGCATCGCGTAGCCGCCGGTACGCATCTGGCAGAAGATAAAATCCATCTCGCTAAAGGCGACCTCTTCATCGCTGGTATAGACAAACTCCAGCGCCGGGTACTCTTCGCGAAACAGCACTTTGGCATATTCGCCAATCACCGCCTGGCGTTCGCTGTTGACGTCGAACATCACCAGTTTATTCAGCGGCAGACGCGCCTTGAGTTTACATAACGCTTTTAATAAACCCGGCGTCCACGTGGAACCACCACCGACAAGTACGATATTAAAAGAAGTTTTCATCAGTCAGTCTCTTATTGCGTCTGTTGAACGAGTAAATTTTGTTTCACGGCGTTGGCAATGCTTTCTACCTGCGGGCCGTAAATCACCTGAATGTCAGTCTCCGTGGCGCGGATAAATCCGTTTGCGCCGCTCTGTTTAAGGACGTTTTCATCGACTTTTTGCATATCTTTGATTTTCACGCGCAGGCGAGTGAAACAGCAGTCGACGTTCTGAATATTTTCATGACCGCCCAGCCCGGCGATGATTTTTGCCGTCGCGCTGTCGCCTTCGCCAACGCTTTGTGTCGCGCGCACGGCGCGCTCTTCCTCTTCACGCCCGGGGGTTTTTACGTTGGTGCGCAAGATTATCCATTTGAAGGAGAAGTAGTAGACCGGCGCCCACAGGCAGCCCAGCAACAG
Coding sequences:
- a CDS encoding flavin reductase family protein, which encodes MYFYEPAKGHGLPHDPLNAIVGPRPIGWIASQDGEGRPNLAPYSFFNCFNYRPPIIGFASSGWKDSVRNICETKTFVWNLTTRDLAVRMNETSASLAHGEDEFARAGLTPVAGRIVNAPRVAESPVNFECRLSQCIQLTAADGTAVDTWLVLGEVVAVHIDESLLEDGVYQTAKAQPVLRAGGPSAYYGISDDLRFDLIRPDNR
- a CDS encoding DksA/TraR family C4-type zinc finger protein, producing MASGWANDDAVQQQIDSTIEDAVARARRDIPGGESLKECEECGDPIPEARRKAIPGVRLCVKCQQEKDLHNSTFSGYNRRGSKDSQLR
- the ybiJ gene encoding DUF1471 family protein YbiJ yields the protein MKTIKYAVAAIALSTLSFGAFAAQSVSATQAESMNKIGVVSATGATTLDGLEARLAAKAQAAGASGYSVTSTTGNNKLSGTAVIYK
- the ybiB gene encoding DNA-binding protein YbiB, with the protein product MDYRSIIKEIGRGKNHARDLDFDTARRLYTQMLNGDVPELEMGGILIALRIKGEGEAEMRGFYDAMQAQTLKLTPPVAKPMPIVIPSYNGARKQANLTPLLAILLNKLGFPVVVHGVSEDPTRVVSETIFHLLGIDATLHAGQAQAKLEGHQPVYIPVRALCPPLEKQLAMRWRMGVRNSAHTLAKLATPFEKDAALRLSSVSHPEYITRVGKFFVDIGGRALLMHGTEGEVYANPLRCPQINQVDAQGERVLYARNDALPAATGGAAKDAESTARWIEHCLSGREAVPESLKIQLACCLMASGEVATLEDGLARVAESF
- the dinG gene encoding ATP-dependent DNA helicase DinG produces the protein MALTAALKAQIAAWYKALQQQIPDFIPRAPQRQMIADVAKTLAGDEGRHLAIEAPTGVGKTLSYLIPGIAIAREEQKTLVVSTANVALQDQIFSKDLPLLRKIIPDLRFTAAFGRGRYVCPRNLAALASTEPNQQDLLAFLDDELTPGNQEEQKRCAALKTDLDSYKWDGLRDHTDKAISDDLWRRLSTDKASCLNRNCHYYRECPFFVARREIQEAEVVVANHALVMAAMESEAVLPEPKNLLLVLDEGHHLPDVARDALEMSAEITSAWYQLQLDLFSKLVATCLEQFRPKTLPPLATPERLNAHCEELFELIASLNTILNLYLPAGQEAEHRFAMGELPDEVMAICQRLAKLTEMLRGLAELFLNDLSEKTGSHDIVRLHRVILQMNRALGMFESQSKLWRLASMVQASGAPVSKWVTRDVRDGQLHLLFHCVGIRVSDQLEKLLWRSVPHIVVTSATLRSLNSFNRLQEMSGLKEKAGDRFVSLDSPFNHVEQGKIVIPQMRYEPLMENEEQHIAEMATWFRQEVESKAHPGMLVLFASQRAMQLFLTYVADLRLLLLVQGDQPRYRLVELHRKRIDGGERSVLVGLQSFAEGLDLKGDYLTQVHIHKIAFPPIDSPVVITEGEWLKSLKRYPFEVQSLPSASFNLIQQVGRLIRSHGCHGEVVIYDKRLLTKNYGKRLLDALPVFPISQPSMPDVIVKKPEQKRRKRR
- a CDS encoding 6-phospho-alpha-glucosidase, which encodes MKTSFNIVLVGGGSTWTPGLLKALCKLKARLPLNKLVMFDVNSERQAVIGEYAKVLFREEYPALEFVYTSDEEVAFSEMDFIFCQMRTGGYAMREKDEKIPLSLGVIGQETCGAGGFAYGMRSIRDMIALVEKVRARSPQAWILNYTNPAAIVADALNKRFPDDKRILNICDQPVNLLRSYGRLLNRDPATFDPVYFGLNHFGWFTHLYDETGHDLAPELKAFIAENGFKPVDAEQRDKSWLETYAAVADMLRDFPDYLPNTYLQYYLYPEYKFSKLDPNYTRANEVIDGREKRVFDECRTAVAEGTTRNVHVVHNDAHGDMIVELAEAIAFNLKKKFIVMVPNNGLVENLDDDVMVELTAEIGCNGPRPFGVGKIPTFYKGMIEQQFAYERLTVQAWFEGSYTKALQALTLNRTIIDAKKARKVLDALIDANKEYWPELK